Proteins encoded within one genomic window of Carassius carassius chromosome 22, fCarCar2.1, whole genome shotgun sequence:
- the mrps18a gene encoding 39S ribosomal protein S18a, mitochondrial, whose product MAARCVVQSARAALRSVQNHLSTKSLFQRIPGFSQLSFLGSAPCRGLRHVVEKKDGKTTVIEGVIEPASERPQPPNPTASCPIYRWNLQNKYNYTDVLLLSQFIRSDGGMLPRRITGLCAQEHTKIAICVQMAHRAGLLPDHKPPLPEGHVPKPKPNPPLNRYLTRYSVKSVKPIFKTGLKWCKKRMTVGHPALKNNIRYSPKPLYIKH is encoded by the exons ATGGCGGCGCGCTGTGTTGTGCAGTCGGCAAGGGCAGCGCTGAGGTCCGTTCAGAATCATCTCAGCACCAAAAGTTTATTTCAGAGGATACCGGGTTTCTCACAGCTCTCGTTTTTGGGGAGTGCGCCGTGTCGCGGACTTAGACATG tggtGGAGAAGAAAGATGGCAAAACCACAGTT atagAGGGTGTTATTGAGCCTGCATCTGAGCGACCACAGCCTCCCAATCCCACAGCTTCCTGTCCCATCTACAGATGGAACCTACAGAACAAGTACAACTACACT GACGTGTTGTTACTCAGTCAGTTCATTCGCTCAGATGGTGGGATGCTTCCCCGGCGCATTACAGGCCTCTGTGCCCAGGAACATACCAAGATAGCAATTTGTGTACAGATGGCCCATCGTGCAG GACTGCTACCAGATCATAAACCCCCTTTACCTGAAGGCCATGTTCCAAAACCTAAACCCAACCCACCTCTCAACCG GTATCTGACACGTTACTCTGTGAAGTCCGTGAAGCCCATCTTCAAGACAGGGCTGAAGTGGTGTAAAAAGAGAATGACTGTAGGACATCCTGCCCTGAAAAACAACATCAGATACAGCCCCAAACCACTGTACATAAAGCACTGA
- the rsph9 gene encoding radial spoke head protein 9 homolog produces the protein MDSESLHYSLDLAAGNGLTLSSEQRAALQTSLVILKRNYKFSRVLFWGKILGIKCDYFIAQGVEDDEMKNKKYLYSLNCVDWHLLPPATESMIADVALAAQGRFTGDPSHEYEHTEMRIKGEGDDATEEEVTVKVNEASRLATAVSNIDKDASVVPRGAFTKSPSGKVLTNRSFGGLDPIEAAKLRNYLHFREPVNLKKKSILEMSHLNPAIDFLDPLSEDIPKGSWSLQLERGGTMCVLRSLLWLGLTFFHIPQTPQHGYIYMGDGLMNLDLPFML, from the exons ATGGACTCTGAATCTTTGCATTACTCGTTGGATTTAGCCGCCGGTAATGGTTTGACTCTGAGCAGCGAGCAGAGAGCCGCTCTTCAGACCTCGCTGGTCATTCTGAAGAGAAACTACAAATTCAGCCGGGTTTTATTTTGGGGAAAGATTTTGGGGATAAAATGCGACTATTTTATTGCTCAAGGAGTTGAAGATGATGAAATGAAGAACAAAAAGTATTTGTACAG TTTAAACTGCGTGGATTGGCACCTGTTACCCCCAGCCACTGAGTCCATGATTGCAGATGTGGCATTAGCAGCACAAGGGCGATTTACAGGCGACCCGTCCCATGAGTACGAGCACACAGAGATGCGCATTAAGGGAGAGGGGGACGATGCCACGGAGGAAGAGGTCACG GTGAAAGTGAATGAGGCGAGTAGACTGGCAACAGCCGTGTCAAACATCGATAAAGATGCATCTGTAGTGCCACGTGGTGCATTTACCAAGAGCCCCAGCGGCAAAGTGCTTACAAACCGAAGCTTTGGAG GTCTAGATCCCATTGAGGCAGCGAAACTGCGCAACTATCTGCACTTCCGTGAGCCAGTTAACCTGAAAAAGAAGTCCATCCTGGAAATGTCACATCTAAACCCGGCTATTGACTTCCTAGATCCTTTGAGCGAGGACATTCCTAAAG GGTCATGGAGCCTCCAGCTTGAGCGTGGTGGGACTATGTGTGTATTACGCAGTTTGCTCTGGCTGGGTCTCACCTTCTTCCACATTCCCCAGACCCCTCAGCATGGGTACATCTACATGGGAGACGGACTGATGAACCTTGACCTGCCCTTCATGTTATAG